A single region of the Candidatus Paceibacterota bacterium genome encodes:
- a CDS encoding peptide ABC transporter substrate-binding protein, with the protein MRSLFGNFEQPFYRFLRRIGRPLSPIGRLGNYFIAQIKIIGGYRYGNRFSHTTGNLINSFSIVERIVFFVFIIMLTASAGILAWEVNIHASSVEPSVGGSFTEGVIGSPRFINPLLAVSDADQDLVSLIYAGPLKKMPDGTLVLDLAENIEVSEDAMTFTVTLRTDAVFHDGEPVSARDLAFTVDRARDPQLRSPVRGDWNGVDIEITGEHTVTFTLDEPYAPFLENLTLGILPAHLWNSLSASQFPSSPHNDSPIGAGPYRVNSFTRDQETAATTYELAAFDNYVHGKPYISSITVRSFTNKAELYDALKNGDVDSASGIDPAVAEELIDAGVRINTGYLPRIFGVFFNHNKNDIFSDTSLRQALSSAVDKEAVIEDVLAGYGASIASPAPRDLIEDIGINQSAFATSSLDTARELLDDAGWTNEAIGSVRTNSAGDPLSFTLTTADTPELTAIANAIRDTWQEVGIDVTVNIFSGSDLNQEVIRPRNYEALLFGEIIGGGRDFFPFWHSSQLNDPGLNIAQYSNTEADEILEVARQTADPKEQDELYRQFIKIVTDDHPAVFLYTPSYIYAAPSTIQNLPTNPTITSNSRFATVHQWYVDTQRVWNIFASKETDREYVNILQAPSR; encoded by the coding sequence ATGAGATCCTTATTTGGTAATTTCGAACAACCTTTTTATCGCTTCCTTCGACGAATCGGGCGACCGCTCTCACCGATAGGGCGCTTGGGCAATTATTTTATTGCTCAGATCAAAATAATCGGCGGCTACCGTTACGGCAATCGCTTTTCACATACGACCGGTAACCTGATCAACAGTTTTTCGATCGTAGAACGGATCGTTTTCTTTGTGTTCATTATTATGCTTACTGCAAGTGCCGGTATTCTTGCTTGGGAGGTCAACATCCACGCCAGCAGTGTTGAACCATCTGTTGGCGGCAGCTTTACTGAAGGTGTGATCGGCTCACCGCGATTTATTAACCCGCTACTCGCAGTATCTGATGCCGACCAAGACCTGGTCTCGCTTATTTACGCCGGACCTTTAAAGAAGATGCCTGACGGCACTCTTGTTCTTGACTTAGCTGAAAACATTGAAGTATCTGAAGATGCCATGACATTTACCGTCACGCTTCGCACCGACGCTGTCTTCCATGATGGCGAACCGGTCAGTGCCCGCGACCTAGCATTTACCGTAGATCGAGCCCGTGACCCTCAGCTGCGAAGCCCGGTCCGTGGAGACTGGAACGGCGTTGATATAGAGATAACCGGTGAACACACTGTCACCTTTACCCTCGATGAGCCTTACGCCCCGTTTCTCGAAAACCTTACCCTTGGCATTCTGCCGGCACATCTTTGGAATTCACTGAGCGCCTCCCAGTTCCCATCAAGCCCTCACAACGACAGCCCGATAGGTGCCGGACCGTATCGGGTAAACAGCTTCACCCGCGACCAAGAGACTGCAGCCACAACGTACGAATTAGCAGCATTCGACAACTATGTGCACGGCAAACCGTATATCTCCTCGATAACCGTTCGCTCCTTTACAAACAAAGCAGAATTATATGATGCCCTTAAAAACGGAGACGTCGACAGTGCGAGTGGTATTGACCCGGCTGTAGCTGAAGAACTTATTGATGCCGGCGTTCGCATCAATACCGGTTATCTGCCACGAATTTTTGGTGTCTTTTTCAACCACAACAAAAACGATATTTTTTCTGATACATCACTTCGTCAAGCGCTCAGTAGCGCAGTCGACAAAGAAGCGGTCATCGAGGATGTTCTCGCCGGATATGGCGCTTCCATTGCCAGCCCCGCACCAAGAGACCTGATCGAGGATATCGGGATCAACCAATCCGCCTTCGCAACATCATCACTTGATACTGCGCGCGAACTACTAGATGACGCCGGATGGACGAACGAAGCGATCGGTAGCGTGCGCACAAACAGCGCCGGCGACCCGCTCTCATTCACTCTCACAACTGCGGATACTCCTGAGCTTACCGCCATCGCAAATGCAATACGTGACACTTGGCAAGAAGTTGGCATCGATGTTACCGTCAATATCTTTTCGGGAAGTGATCTTAACCAAGAGGTTATTCGCCCACGCAATTACGAGGCGCTACTTTTTGGCGAGATCATCGGCGGAGGGCGAGATTTTTTCCCGTTTTGGCACTCCTCGCAACTAAATGATCCCGGCCTTAACATTGCCCAGTATTCAAATACCGAAGCCGACGAGATCCTCGAGGTCGCACGTCAAACCGCTGATCCAAAGGAGCAGGACGAGTTGTATCGTCAGTTCATTAAGATCGTTACCGATGATCATCCGGCTGTCTTTCTTTATACGCCGAGCTATATTTACGCAGCACCGAGCACTATCCAGAACCTTCCGACCAACCCAACCATCACCTCGAATTCTCGTTTTGCCACTGTTCATCAATGGTACGTCGACACACAACGTGTCTGGAATATCTTTGCCAGTAAAGAAACAGATCGAGAGTATGTGAATATTTTACAAGCACCGTCACGCTAG
- a CDS encoding DUF2207 domain-containing protein, whose translation MPRFSVGLVLGLITAVVCGIVFAPAAVFARSYEYSSIQILAQIHEDTTVDVRELQTLSFTGEYRGMQRRISLKDISAITDIRVVDAITGERLERVDDRLDPYADPNSDGKYTVYRDSGEVVIEWYHNSRDTERRWAVSYIAHGAIGFYDDFDELYWNLFTDYDVPVKESVIAVGLPEAVHPNEIRSSLYKTPPSIESTKQMGRGQVSYLIEEAPPGSKITVAVGFPKGLVDAQAFWRWWLVSNFGFVLSLLIAAVAVVIGCIRWYVTEKYNKGRGVVVPRYEPPHDYPPAVAEVLMNESVSKRTWSATIVDLAVRGYVEIEEEQPTWWQKTLMAVLPDKWVGRDYRIKRAGNGGEGQLHPYEQDLLNILFYSGFNTGDDDAFSTRELRKAGKSKRTEFAKAIKNAKSKLLEDVGKITGAYVTEPVYDKFVGMTLVGLMFVGFFALQAFGAVTAMTGLSFQALLVIAALVFSCIGLYVFFKFEARLSEEGFIQREEWLGFKMYLETAEKYRLADLTPETFQKYLPYAIAFEVEDTWAKAFESFSMSEPNWYHGSAGMVGASAGSGMGSFSPSGFSTSFASSFSSSFSSSGGGGVSGGGGSAGGGAGGGGGGAF comes from the coding sequence ATGCCAAGGTTTTCAGTTGGGCTGGTCCTTGGGCTAATAACAGCAGTAGTGTGTGGTATTGTTTTCGCACCTGCTGCTGTTTTTGCTCGTTCGTATGAATACTCATCGATCCAGATCTTGGCACAGATCCATGAAGACACAACGGTTGATGTACGCGAGCTTCAGACGCTGTCGTTCACCGGAGAGTACAGGGGAATGCAGCGGCGGATATCACTAAAAGATATAAGTGCGATAACTGATATTCGAGTAGTGGACGCGATCACCGGTGAGCGCTTGGAGAGAGTAGACGATCGATTGGATCCGTATGCCGATCCGAACAGCGATGGAAAGTATACAGTGTATCGTGACAGCGGTGAGGTCGTGATCGAGTGGTATCATAATTCACGTGATACAGAGAGACGATGGGCTGTTTCGTACATTGCCCACGGTGCGATCGGGTTTTACGATGACTTTGATGAATTGTACTGGAACCTGTTTACAGACTATGACGTGCCGGTTAAAGAGAGTGTGATCGCGGTCGGGTTGCCTGAGGCGGTTCATCCGAACGAAATACGAAGCAGTCTCTATAAAACACCGCCGTCGATCGAAAGCACGAAGCAGATGGGACGAGGGCAGGTCTCGTACCTGATCGAAGAAGCACCGCCGGGCTCGAAGATCACTGTTGCGGTCGGGTTCCCGAAGGGTTTGGTGGATGCACAAGCGTTCTGGAGGTGGTGGCTGGTGAGTAATTTTGGTTTTGTACTCTCGCTTTTGATCGCAGCAGTTGCGGTCGTGATCGGTTGTATTCGATGGTATGTCACAGAAAAGTACAACAAAGGTCGGGGAGTGGTTGTGCCACGCTATGAGCCACCGCATGACTATCCGCCGGCAGTTGCGGAAGTGTTGATGAACGAGAGTGTATCGAAGCGCACCTGGTCGGCAACTATCGTGGACCTGGCAGTACGAGGCTATGTGGAAATAGAGGAGGAGCAACCAACATGGTGGCAGAAAACGCTCATGGCGGTACTTCCGGATAAATGGGTCGGCCGTGATTACCGGATTAAAAGAGCCGGTAACGGGGGAGAGGGTCAACTTCATCCGTATGAACAGGATCTGTTAAATATACTGTTTTATTCCGGATTCAATACCGGTGATGACGATGCTTTTTCAACGAGAGAACTACGCAAGGCCGGCAAGAGCAAGCGTACTGAATTTGCAAAAGCTATAAAAAACGCAAAAAGTAAATTGCTCGAAGATGTCGGCAAGATCACCGGTGCGTACGTGACGGAGCCGGTGTACGACAAATTCGTGGGCATGACGCTCGTGGGGCTGATGTTTGTTGGATTTTTTGCGCTTCAGGCATTTGGGGCGGTCACTGCCATGACCGGTCTGAGTTTTCAGGCACTTCTTGTGATAGCGGCGCTTGTATTCTCTTGTATTGGTTTGTACGTATTCTTCAAATTTGAGGCACGCCTTTCTGAAGAGGGATTTATTCAGCGAGAAGAGTGGCTTGGATTTAAAATGTATCTTGAGACCGCTGAGAAGTATCGACTCGCGGATCTTACACCCGAAACCTTTCAAAAGTACTTGCCGTATGCAATTGCGTTCGAGGTGGAAGATACGTGGGCAAAAGCATTTGAGTCGTTCTCGATGAGTGAGCCGAACTGGTATCACGGCTCGGCAGGCATGGTTGGCGCAAGTGCTGGGTCAGGTATGGGGTCATTCTCGCCGAGCGGATTTTCAACGTCGTTTGCTTCTAGCTTTTCTTCTTCGTTTTCAAGCTCGGGAGGCGGTGGTGTATCCGGTGGCGGGGGATCAGCCGGAGGTGGTGCTGGTGGAGGAGGTGGCGGTGCATTTTAA
- the secG gene encoding preprotein translocase subunit SecG, whose protein sequence is MLIIEALLPYIQITLSVLLVTTILMQQNEAGLGAAFGGGDSFGSTHHTRRGFEKILFNSSIVLSVLFALSAFVALLL, encoded by the coding sequence ATGTTGATCATCGAAGCACTTCTTCCGTACATCCAGATAACACTATCGGTATTACTGGTTACAACCATTCTTATGCAACAGAACGAAGCCGGTCTTGGGGCAGCATTTGGTGGTGGCGACAGTTTCGGCAGCACACATCACACCCGTCGAGGTTTTGAAAAGATCCTCTTTAATTCATCGATCGTCCTCTCTGTACTGTTCGCTCTCTCAGCGTTTGTTGCCTTGCTTCTGTAA
- a CDS encoding M48 family metallopeptidase — translation MAMDIYGQQDRNIWKTWGLMLGFFLFVIAIGWTFSWIYNSSIILIIAVGIALIMNWVSYWYSDKIVLKISGAEKVSATSHPDLFDITENLCITAGLPMPKLYVIPDEAPNAFATGRNPEHAAVAVTQGLLRRLERAELEGVIAHELAHVGNRDILVMTVVVTLVGVVTLLSDFFLRSMIFGGVGGDNRDGRLQLIMILVGVGLAILSPIVAMVIKFAVSRRREFLADATGSLLTRYPEGLASALEKISSYQGEMKRANHATAHLYISNPFKGGNKSKNGGPSFLTKLFMTHPPVEERIKALRGKR, via the coding sequence ATGGCAATGGATATATACGGACAGCAGGATCGCAATATTTGGAAAACATGGGGCTTAATGCTCGGGTTTTTTCTGTTTGTGATAGCTATCGGCTGGACTTTTAGCTGGATCTACAACAGCTCGATCATTTTGATCATCGCTGTCGGCATTGCGCTTATTATGAACTGGGTGAGTTATTGGTACTCGGATAAGATCGTTTTGAAGATATCGGGCGCAGAGAAGGTGAGCGCGACAAGTCACCCGGACCTTTTTGATATTACCGAGAATCTCTGTATTACCGCCGGACTGCCGATGCCGAAGCTTTACGTAATACCCGACGAGGCTCCAAACGCGTTTGCGACGGGACGTAATCCCGAGCATGCTGCCGTGGCGGTGACGCAAGGGCTGCTTCGCCGACTGGAGCGTGCAGAGCTTGAAGGAGTGATCGCTCACGAGCTGGCCCACGTGGGCAACCGTGATATTTTAGTGATGACGGTAGTAGTGACGCTGGTGGGGGTGGTGACGTTGCTCTCTGATTTCTTTCTTCGATCAATGATATTCGGCGGAGTCGGTGGAGACAATCGTGATGGCAGATTGCAACTTATTATGATCCTGGTCGGAGTGGGTCTGGCGATCCTCTCGCCGATCGTGGCGATGGTCATTAAGTTTGCGGTGTCGCGTCGTCGGGAGTTCTTGGCCGACGCTACAGGCTCGCTTCTGACACGGTATCCCGAAGGCTTGGCAAGCGCGCTGGAGAAGATCAGTTCGTACCAAGGGGAGATGAAACGAGCAAATCACGCCACCGCGCATTTGTATATTTCTAATCCATTCAAAGGAGGTAATAAGAGCAAGAACGGCGGCCCGAGTTTTCTCACGAAACTCTTCATGACCCACCCGCCGGTCGAAGAGCGGATCAAGGCACTGCGGGGGAAGCGATAA
- a CDS encoding PDZ domain-containing protein, with amino-acid sequence MLVIAFLLSYTEQERYAVRYGSGKQSLVNSFPLLFAFYGALDTDGEEVGTERTFASLIREKDVGQTVTLEVTRGSETVTVSVTLEEAPN; translated from the coding sequence ATGCTGGTCATCGCTTTTCTCCTTAGTTACACAGAACAAGAGAGGTACGCCGTAAGGTATGGTAGTGGAAAACAGTCATTAGTCAATAGCTTTCCTTTACTCTTTGCTTTTTATGGGGCACTTGACACGGACGGTGAAGAGGTCGGCACCGAGAGAACATTTGCTTCTTTGATACGTGAAAAAGATGTCGGACAGACAGTAACCTTAGAGGTAACTCGGGGGTCAGAAACAGTAACGGTATCTGTTACGCTAGAGGAGGCTCCGAATTAA
- a CDS encoding ribonuclease J — protein MTDKQNSNDSNASNSSGGNRDNNQRRHNSSQRGRGRAHSPRRPQGSPSNNRARTSTPKGRPHSSATKAAPAHSRTSAGRKRKSQSKNGGRGGRQQRGQGGNRREGIKKKEKEVAIPPIAPRTIRVIPLGGVEEVGRNMTAIEYENDIIVIDAGIQFTDENTPGIDYILANTKYLEDRKDRIRALVITHGHLDHIGGIPYVAQRIGNPPIYTREFGAMIIKKRQEEFPDQPDLNIVTVGKNDGAIRISDNLKVRFFGLTHSIPDSAGIVIETPLGDIINTGDVRVDNEDGVPSDREVEQYNVFKDRNVLFLTMDSTGIEQPGFSVSEKTILDNIDEIVSRSQGRLLIATFASQVERIIEFIKMAKKYNRKIVVEGRSMKTNVAIIKQLDLVEMDHVIPTGEMNDYPPNQILILVTGAQGEEFAALMRIANKTHKHITLTQHDTVVLSSSIIPGNETAISKLKDNLYRNDSKIITYLDSQVHASGHGKRGELEWIHKQIPYKFFMPVHGHHYMLKMHAEMARQLGTAPENVVVPDNGSVIEIQEEGTKLVKRKEKAPAGDMVVEGFHIGDVQEVVIRDRKLLAEDGMFVIIASINLKTGKLKKSPDIISRGFIYLRESQELLSDTRNLIKRSVEKTTKDMNPIDFDLVKQKIDEDVSRYLFQKTAKNPIVIPVVLGI, from the coding sequence ATGACTGACAAACAAAACTCAAACGACAGTAACGCATCGAACAGTTCCGGAGGCAACCGCGACAATAACCAGCGGCGACACAATTCATCTCAGCGAGGGCGAGGGCGCGCCCATTCACCACGCCGCCCACAAGGCAGCCCTTCAAACAACCGCGCACGAACCTCTACACCAAAAGGGCGACCTCATTCTTCAGCCACAAAGGCTGCCCCCGCTCACAGCAGAACCAGTGCCGGCCGAAAACGAAAGAGCCAAAGCAAGAATGGCGGACGTGGAGGGAGACAGCAGCGCGGCCAAGGAGGTAACCGCCGAGAAGGTATTAAGAAGAAAGAAAAGGAGGTAGCAATACCACCTATTGCACCGCGAACCATTCGTGTCATTCCACTCGGTGGTGTCGAAGAAGTTGGCCGAAATATGACCGCTATTGAATACGAGAACGATATTATCGTGATCGATGCCGGTATTCAGTTTACCGATGAGAACACACCGGGTATTGACTATATTCTCGCGAATACCAAGTACTTAGAAGATCGCAAGGACCGCATTCGAGCACTTGTAATAACTCACGGTCACCTCGATCACATTGGTGGTATTCCGTATGTCGCCCAGCGTATCGGCAACCCGCCGATCTACACACGCGAGTTCGGCGCCATGATCATCAAGAAGCGACAAGAGGAATTTCCTGACCAACCTGACCTCAACATTGTAACCGTGGGAAAGAATGATGGAGCGATACGTATAAGTGACAACCTCAAGGTTCGCTTCTTTGGACTTACTCACTCCATCCCTGACTCCGCAGGCATCGTCATAGAAACACCGCTCGGCGATATCATTAATACCGGTGATGTACGTGTCGACAACGAAGACGGCGTTCCCAGCGACCGAGAGGTCGAGCAGTACAATGTTTTCAAAGATCGGAACGTTCTTTTCCTTACTATGGACTCGACCGGTATCGAGCAACCTGGCTTCTCAGTTTCTGAAAAGACCATTCTCGACAACATTGATGAAATCGTCTCTCGATCTCAAGGAAGACTCCTTATTGCCACTTTTGCCTCCCAGGTGGAGCGCATCATCGAGTTCATTAAGATGGCTAAAAAGTACAACCGCAAGATCGTTGTCGAGGGTCGCAGCATGAAAACAAACGTAGCCATCATCAAACAGCTTGACCTGGTTGAAATGGATCACGTTATTCCAACCGGAGAGATGAATGACTATCCGCCTAATCAGATCTTGATCCTGGTAACGGGCGCTCAGGGCGAGGAATTCGCTGCACTGATGCGTATCGCGAACAAGACCCATAAGCACATCACTCTCACCCAACACGACACCGTTGTCCTCTCATCTTCTATCATTCCCGGCAACGAGACCGCGATCAGCAAACTCAAGGATAATCTGTACCGCAATGACTCCAAGATCATCACCTACCTGGACTCACAGGTACATGCTTCCGGACACGGTAAACGCGGTGAGCTCGAGTGGATCCACAAACAGATTCCGTACAAATTCTTCATGCCGGTACACGGCCACCACTACATGCTCAAGATGCACGCTGAGATGGCTCGACAACTCGGAACAGCACCGGAGAACGTAGTTGTGCCGGACAACGGAAGCGTGATCGAGATCCAAGAAGAAGGAACCAAATTAGTAAAACGAAAGGAGAAGGCGCCGGCCGGCGATATGGTGGTCGAAGGCTTCCATATCGGCGATGTGCAGGAAGTTGTTATTCGTGACCGCAAGCTTCTTGCTGAAGACGGAATGTTCGTCATCATTGCGTCGATCAACCTCAAAACCGGTAAGCTCAAAAAGTCACCTGACATTATTTCACGCGGGTTTATTTATCTGCGCGAGTCACAGGAACTACTTTCTGACACCCGCAACCTCATCAAGAGAAGTGTTGAGAAAACAACCAAAGACATGAACCCGATCGACTTTGATCTGGTCAAGCAGAAGATCGACGAAGACGTTAGTCGATATCTTTTCCAGAAAACTGCCAAGAACCCGATCGTGATTCCGGTCGTTCTCGGAATATAG
- a CDS encoding LemA family protein, translating into MDILLYVLLGLVVLLALWVIWAYNRFIKLVNRTEEAWADIDVQLKRRYDLIPNLVSTVQGYAAHEKETFQNVTEARSQAMQAEATGDPAQTAQAENMLSGALKSLFAVAEAYPDLKANENFLELQRELSDTENKIQAARRFYNGNVRDLNTSIQSFPQNVIASTFSFSERDFFEIEEAEQRDPVKVEF; encoded by the coding sequence ATGGATATTTTACTTTACGTGTTACTAGGATTGGTCGTACTGCTCGCCCTGTGGGTGATCTGGGCATACAACCGATTTATCAAATTAGTTAACCGAACTGAGGAAGCTTGGGCCGACATCGATGTGCAGCTTAAGCGTCGCTACGACTTGATCCCGAACCTGGTCAGCACCGTCCAGGGATACGCTGCTCACGAAAAGGAAACGTTTCAGAACGTTACCGAAGCGCGTAGTCAGGCAATGCAGGCAGAAGCAACGGGTGATCCGGCACAAACAGCTCAGGCTGAGAACATGCTTTCGGGTGCTTTGAAGTCGCTCTTTGCTGTGGCTGAAGCGTATCCGGACCTGAAGGCCAACGAAAATTTCTTGGAACTTCAGCGAGAGCTTTCTGACACCGAGAATAAGATCCAAGCAGCGCGTCGATTTTACAACGGAAACGTGCGTGACTTGAACACATCTATACAATCATTTCCTCAGAATGTTATTGCTAGCACGTTTAGTTTTTCTGAGCGTGACTTCTTCGAGATAGAGGAGGCTGAACAACGCGATCCGGTCAAAGTCGAGTTCTAG
- a CDS encoding co-chaperone GroES, with product MAKKKQSSVSASIQPLGDRVLVEPVEEDQLSEKNTAGIIIPETADQEKPQQGKVIAVGVGRRDENGERMPMDVKKGDTVIFSKFGYDTVTVEGDEYFILKEDNILAIIN from the coding sequence ATGGCAAAGAAAAAACAGTCATCAGTGTCTGCATCGATCCAACCACTTGGCGATCGAGTGCTGGTTGAGCCGGTAGAGGAAGATCAGCTTTCTGAGAAGAACACTGCCGGTATCATTATTCCTGAAACAGCAGACCAGGAAAAGCCACAGCAAGGAAAGGTCATTGCTGTTGGTGTTGGCCGGCGTGATGAGAATGGCGAGCGAATGCCGATGGATGTGAAAAAGGGGGATACTGTTATCTTTTCAAAGTTCGGATATGACACCGTAACGGTTGAAGGAGACGAGTATTTTATTCTTAAAGAGGACAATATACTGGCAATTATAAACTAG
- the groL gene encoding chaperonin GroEL (60 kDa chaperone family; promotes refolding of misfolded polypeptides especially under stressful conditions; forms two stacked rings of heptamers to form a barrel-shaped 14mer; ends can be capped by GroES; misfolded proteins enter the barrel where they are refolded when GroES binds) produces the protein MGKEIYFGEQARKSLKRGVDRVADAVKVTIGPRGRNVVLDKGYGSPTITNDGVSIAKEIELSDKFENMGASIVKEVANKTNDGAGDGTTTSVILTQSIVTEGMKHTTMGMNAMAVMHGIEQAAKESVEVLKKIAKPIKTRNEIKQVASISAESDEIGEIVADTLDKVGKDGVVTVEESQSFGVESDIVKGMQFDKGYVSPYMVTDSERMEAEYKDAAILITDQKISSVKEILPFLEKLSQSGKKDLVLIAEEIEGEALATFVVNKLRGSFNVLGVKAPGYGDRKKEMLEDIAITTGGKVVSEEKGMKLDTAELDVLGKASKVIATKDETTIVGGKGKKADIEKRANQLKTQLENTDSKFDKEKIEERIAKFAGGVAVVRVGAATETEMKYKKLKIEDAVHAAKAAIEEGVVPGGGSALVKAASKVRANHKSFSNQATEIGYNIVLRALEAPLRQIISNAGREDASVVIERVMSDKNDGYNAVTEEYVDDMIKAGIVDPVKVTRMAIENASSAASTLLTTEAAIAEEAKDDKDDDAGAGMGGGMGGGMGMPGMM, from the coding sequence ATGGGAAAAGAAATTTATTTTGGCGAACAGGCACGAAAATCACTAAAACGAGGTGTTGATCGGGTTGCGGATGCTGTAAAAGTAACGATCGGTCCTCGTGGACGTAACGTGGTTTTGGATAAAGGATACGGTTCACCGACCATCACGAACGACGGTGTCTCGATCGCTAAAGAGATCGAGCTTTCGGATAAGTTTGAGAACATGGGTGCATCGATCGTGAAAGAGGTGGCAAACAAGACGAACGACGGAGCAGGTGATGGTACGACTACTTCCGTTATCCTTACACAGTCTATTGTTACGGAAGGAATGAAGCATACGACGATGGGCATGAATGCTATGGCGGTCATGCATGGTATTGAGCAGGCTGCCAAAGAGTCAGTCGAGGTGCTTAAGAAGATCGCTAAACCGATAAAGACACGTAACGAGATCAAACAGGTTGCAAGCATCTCTGCGGAGTCCGACGAGATCGGTGAGATCGTCGCTGACACGCTCGATAAGGTTGGTAAAGACGGTGTTGTTACGGTCGAGGAGTCGCAGTCCTTCGGTGTCGAGTCCGATATCGTAAAAGGAATGCAGTTCGACAAAGGGTATGTCAGTCCGTATATGGTGACCGACAGCGAGCGAATGGAGGCTGAGTATAAAGACGCAGCAATTCTTATTACTGATCAGAAGATTTCTAGCGTTAAAGAGATCCTGCCGTTTCTCGAGAAACTTTCTCAAAGCGGCAAGAAAGATCTCGTGCTGATCGCTGAGGAGATCGAAGGAGAGGCGCTAGCAACATTTGTGGTGAACAAGCTTCGTGGAAGCTTCAATGTGCTCGGTGTAAAAGCTCCAGGATACGGTGACCGCAAGAAAGAAATGCTTGAAGATATTGCTATTACGACCGGCGGTAAAGTTGTCTCGGAAGAAAAGGGTATGAAGCTTGATACGGCTGAGCTTGATGTGCTTGGTAAAGCAAGTAAGGTTATTGCTACAAAGGATGAGACCACGATCGTTGGTGGCAAAGGAAAGAAGGCTGATATTGAAAAGCGGGCAAATCAGCTCAAGACCCAGCTTGAGAACACTGATTCAAAGTTCGACAAGGAAAAGATTGAAGAGCGGATCGCTAAGTTTGCCGGTGGAGTTGCGGTTGTGCGTGTAGGCGCAGCGACCGAGACTGAGATGAAGTACAAGAAACTCAAGATCGAAGACGCTGTACATGCAGCTAAAGCAGCTATTGAGGAAGGTGTGGTGCCGGGTGGAGGAAGCGCTCTTGTAAAGGCGGCGAGCAAAGTTCGTGCCAACCACAAGAGTTTTAGCAACCAGGCTACCGAGATCGGTTACAACATCGTACTTCGGGCTCTTGAGGCACCGCTTCGTCAGATCATTTCGAACGCAGGACGAGAAGATGCGTCGGTTGTGATCGAGCGAGTGATGTCTGATAAAAACGATGGATATAATGCGGTTACCGAAGAGTATGTTGATGACATGATCAAGGCGGGTATCGTTGATCCTGTCAAGGTGACCCGCATGGCGATCGAGAACGCTAGTTCGGCAGCGTCAACCTTGCTGACGACTGAAGCAGCGATCGCCGAGGAGGCTAAGGACGACAAGGACGACGATGCCGGTGCCGGAATGGGGGGCGGCATGGGTGGAGGAATGGGAATGCCGGGGATGATGTAA